One stretch of Hevea brasiliensis isolate MT/VB/25A 57/8 chromosome 12, ASM3005281v1, whole genome shotgun sequence DNA includes these proteins:
- the LOC110658304 gene encoding receptor-like protein EIX2: protein MVIARKRSLQHVYVLATVLLFLVHIKPSLHFNHGCIEREKQALLRMKDDLIDDYDVLSSWGREEDKRDCCKWRGIACSNITGHVIEIDLTYEKPLRGKISHSLLELRHLTYLNLSGNDYGGTQFPADNNGSFSKLRYLYLNSANFSGTISSLLANLSSLQSLDLSHNNFHDLANTDWLFGLSSLSHLRLDGNHLVRPSDWLSIVNKLPHLETLSLFSCFSGDVIPLTISPINSSSSLTALDLSDNNLVIPSVYPWLSNISRYIEELALSSNLLQSSTLAEIGNMISLQWLDLSNTRIAGPIPKSFGNMSDLHLLDLSDNHLSVPFPDLIQNLSGCTEKSLEVFILIGNQLTGSLPDLTRFSSLKALYLTNNRLNGTIEKSIGCLSKLENLGLGWNSLKGVVSEDHFSNLSNLKELVLSGNSLIWNVSLDWVPPFRLETIGLQSCNLGPHFPKWLRSQKNNWLDISDSGISDSIPSWFWDLSIARHLNISYNNLSGTVPYISFNLHSSYYLCVDISSNRFHGPLPLSSKTETIDSRFIYLDLSKNLFSGVIPDPLIPMKNLVFFSLAGNNLIGKIPPSIGSFPKLETLNLGNNVLSGPLPLSLRNCTRLRFIDLSGNILSGNVPTWIGESLNSLQYLSLQSNQFYGSIPSQLCQLKHVQILDLSVNNINGIIPYCLNNLSAMADGNSTTTIDHEYVILKNSSMLDHYIDAALVLWKGQNHVLDKNLGRFRIIDLSSNKIGGEIPREISSLSQINQLNLSNNKLIGAIPEEIGYLKTMESLDLSHNQLSGTIPASMADLNFLSTLNLSYNNLSGRIPSSTQLLGFSASSFSNNLALCGLPLQQKCPGDDSQVSQPKLDGRYNHEDKHEFWKWFYVGTGLGFIVGFWGVSSTLLLKRPCRHAFFQLLDKLGDCVYVRTAVYKRRLQQKFRS, encoded by the coding sequence ATGGTGATAGCGCGCAAGAGATCCCTTCAACATGTTTATGTGCTTGCTACAGTGCTCCTGTTTTTAGTGCACATCAAACCGTCCCTTCACTTCAACCATGGATGCATTGAAAGGGAGAAACAGGCACTCCTTAGAATGAAGGATGACCTGATTGATGACTATGATGTTCTTTCTTCTTGGGGGAGAGAAGAAGACAAAAGAGATTGCTGCAAATGGAGAGGCATCGCTTGCAGCAACATAACGGGTCACGTTATAGAGATTGATCTTACTTATGAGAAGCCCCTGAGAGGTAAGATAAGCCATTCCTTGCTTGAACTGAGACATCTTACTTACTTAAATTTAAGTGGGAATGATTATGGTGGAACTCAGTTCCCAGCTGATAATAATGGTTCCTTCTCCAAGTTGCGATACTTGTATCTCAATTCTGCTAATTTTTCTGGAACCATCTCATCTCTGCTTGCCAACCTCTCCAGCTTGCAGTCTCTTGATCTGAGTCATAATAATTTTCATGATTTAGCCAACACTGACTGGCTTTTTGGTCTTTCTTCTTTAAGTCACCTTCGTCTGGATGGCAATCACCTTGTTAGGCCCAGTGATTGGTTATCAATAGTTAACAAGCTCCCTCATCTTGAAACCTTGAGCCTGTTCTCGTGCTTTTCTGGGGATGTGATTCCTCTGACAATTTCCCCAAtcaattcttcttcatctcttactgCACTCGATCTCTCTGATAACAACCTTGTGATTCCTTCGGTATACCCATGGTTGTCTAACATCAGTCGATATATTGAAGAATTGGCCCTCTCTTCCAACCTCTTACAAAGTTCAACTCTAGCTGAAATTGGGAACATGATTTCTCTTCAATGGCTTGATCTTTCTAATACTAGAATTGCGGGCCCTATTCCAAAATCCTTCGGAAACATGTCTGATTTGCATCTTTTAGACTTATCGGACAACCATCTCAGCGTACCATTTCCTGATTTGATTCAAAATCTATCTGGTTGCACGGAAAAATCACTGGAGGTTTTCATATTGATTGGAAATCAATTAACAGGTTCATTGCCCGATCTTACAAGATTTTCATCTTTAAAGGCACTATATCTCACAAACAATCGCTTGAATGGGACCATAGAGAAAAGCATCGGATGTCTATCCAAGCTTGAAAATTTGGGACTCGGCTGGAATTCATTGAAAGGAGTCGTATCTGAAGACCATTTCTCAAATCTGTCCAACTTGAAAGAGTTGGTTTTATCTGGTAACTCCCTCATTTGGAATGTGAGTCTCGACTGGGTACCTCCATTTCGTCTAGAAACAATAGGTCTTCAGTCCTGCAATTTGGGACCTCATTTCCCTAAATGGCTCAGGAGTCAGAAGAATAATTGGCTGGATATCTCTGACTCTGGAATTTCTGATTCCATTCCCAGTTGGTTCTGGGACTTGTCCATTGCTCGCCATTTAAATATTTCCTATAACAATTTGAGTGGGACGGTGCCTTATATTTCATTCAACCTTCATTCTTCTTATTATCTTTGTGTTGATATAAGTTCTAATCGTTTCCACGGTCCGTTGCCTTTGTCTTCTAAAACTGAAACAATAGATTCGCGGTTCATCTACCTTGACCTCTCAAAAAACCTATTTTCTGGAGTAATTCCTGATCCTCTGATTCCCATGAAAAATCTGGTGTTTTTTAGTTTGGCTGGTAACAATTTGATTGGGAAAATTCCACCCTCCATAGGATCATTTCCAAAACTTGAAACACTGAATTTGGGAAACAATGTGTTATCGGGACCATTACCTTTGTCTTTAAGGAATTGCACCAGATTGAGATTCATTGACCTAAGTGGTAACATATTGTCCGGAAATGTACCCACTTGGATAGGAGAAAGCCTAAACTCTTTGCAATATTTGAGCCTACAATCCAATCAATTCTATGGAAGCATCCCCTCTCAGCTGTGTCAATTAAAACATGTTCAAATCTTGGATCTCTCTGTAAATAATATCAATGGAATCATACCATACTGCCTCAATAATTTAAGTGCCATGGCTGATGGGAATTCAACTACAACAATCGATCATGAATATGTTATATTAAAAAACAGTTCGATGTTGGATCATTATATTGATGCAGCATTGGTCCTTTGGAAGGGCCAGAATCACGTGTTGGACAAAAATCTTGGACGATTTAGGATAATTGACCTTTCAAGCAATAAAATAGGAGGAGAAATTCCAAGGGAAATATCAAGCCTCTCCCAGATTAATCAATTGAACTTGTCGAACAACAAGTTGATTGGTGCAATCCCTGAAGAGATTGGTTATTTGAAGACAATGGAATCACTCGATCTGTCTCATAATCAACTATCAGGCACAATTCCTGCTAGCATGGCTGATTTAAATTTTCTTAGCACCTTGAACTTGTCATATAATAATTTGTCCGGGAGAATTCCATCAAGTACTCAGCTTCTAGGATTCAGTGCTTCTTCATTTTCTAACAATCTTGCACTTTGTGGGTTGCCTCTTCAACAAAAGTGCCCGGGAGATGATAGTCAAGTTTCACAACCCAAACTTGATGGCCGATACAATCATGAAGATAAACATGAATTCTGGAAATGGTTTTATGTTGGCACGGGTCTCGGATTCATTGTAGGCTTCTGGGGAGTATCGAGCACTTTGCTGTTAAAGCGTCCTTGTAGACATGCCTTTTTCCAACTCTTGGACAAATTGGGAGACTGTGTTTACGTGAGAACAGCAGTGTACAAGAGAAGATTGCAACAGAAATTTCGTAGCTAG